A DNA window from Amycolatopsis sp. DSM 110486 contains the following coding sequences:
- a CDS encoding universal stress protein, producing the protein MAGPVVVGVDGSAQAASAARWAVREAARWHTSLTVLTASAVEDPASSAMASAWLETKAVLAQEVARATRDELAAAEPGVPVMTKTSAAGAEAALRQASAGALVLVLGPPTGTLSGLLAGSPDADLIARAGCPVVIVRGTGATRAGGPVVVGVDGSPMSEAAVAWAFEEASRRGTRLVAVHAWHDSEGGGPFAHIRGSPLIDIGDVERRLLAERLAGRRERYPDVDVEPVVERDLPRDSLLERSTEAALVVVGSRGRGGFTGMVLGSTTHALLHRADCPVMVVGGEQRT; encoded by the coding sequence ATGGCCGGGCCGGTCGTCGTGGGTGTGGACGGGAGCGCGCAGGCGGCGTCGGCCGCACGGTGGGCGGTGCGCGAAGCGGCGCGGTGGCACACCTCGCTGACCGTGCTCACGGCGAGCGCGGTGGAGGACCCGGCTTCGAGCGCCATGGCGTCGGCGTGGCTCGAAACCAAGGCCGTGCTCGCGCAGGAGGTGGCGCGGGCGACGCGTGACGAACTCGCGGCAGCCGAGCCGGGTGTGCCGGTGATGACCAAGACCAGTGCGGCCGGCGCCGAAGCCGCCTTGCGGCAGGCCTCGGCCGGCGCGCTCGTGCTCGTGCTCGGCCCGCCGACCGGGACACTTTCCGGGCTGCTGGCCGGATCCCCGGATGCCGACCTCATCGCGAGAGCGGGCTGCCCGGTGGTGATCGTGCGCGGGACCGGTGCGACGCGCGCGGGTGGTCCGGTCGTCGTCGGCGTCGACGGCAGCCCGATGAGCGAGGCCGCCGTGGCGTGGGCGTTCGAGGAGGCGTCGCGCCGGGGCACGAGGCTGGTCGCGGTGCACGCGTGGCACGACAGCGAGGGCGGCGGGCCGTTCGCGCACATCCGCGGAAGCCCGCTGATCGACATCGGCGACGTCGAGCGGCGGCTGCTCGCGGAGCGCCTGGCCGGCCGGCGCGAGCGATACCCGGACGTCGACGTCGAACCGGTTGTCGAGCGCGATCTTCCCCGCGACAGCCTGCTCGAACGCAGCACCGAGGCGGCGCTCGTGGTCGTGGGCAGCCGGGGCCGCGGCGGGTTCACGGGCATGGTCCTCGGTTCCACGACCCACGCCTTGCTCCACCGCGCGGACTGCCCCGTGATGGTGGTCGGCGGGGAGCAGCGGACCTGA
- a CDS encoding universal stress protein produces MCAVAEGDNRVVLAGVDGSPSAGHAAVWAAAVAARRGAVLKLVQAYTVPGPGVSGMAVAAVREGFRAVAETGLADAEGTVLARWPSLPVERSAVEGSVVGVLLRESAGAEVVALGSRGLGGFTGLLLGSTAAALAGRAPCPVVVVRGRKPDDAPPTTGPVLVGLDGSPDSNDALGYACEEATARSTGLVAVRTWNEITSGSSPRKADCRPEDMAVGERRLVDEQLAPWREKFPDLPVEVVVAHGRPARTLLELGAGAQLVVVGTRGRGGFTGMLLGSTSHALLVHSPCPVAVVRPGSRP; encoded by the coding sequence GTGTGCGCAGTGGCAGAAGGTGACAACCGCGTGGTGCTCGCGGGAGTCGACGGGTCGCCTTCCGCCGGCCACGCCGCGGTCTGGGCCGCGGCGGTGGCGGCACGCCGGGGCGCGGTGCTGAAGCTGGTGCAGGCGTACACGGTTCCTGGGCCAGGCGTGTCCGGCATGGCGGTCGCCGCCGTCCGGGAGGGGTTCCGGGCCGTGGCCGAGACGGGGCTCGCCGACGCCGAGGGGACGGTGCTCGCGCGGTGGCCGTCGCTGCCGGTCGAGCGCAGCGCCGTCGAGGGCAGTGTCGTGGGCGTGCTCCTGCGGGAGAGCGCCGGTGCCGAGGTGGTGGCGCTGGGCTCCCGCGGGCTCGGGGGGTTCACCGGGCTCCTGCTCGGTTCGACCGCGGCCGCGCTCGCCGGCCGCGCGCCCTGCCCGGTCGTGGTCGTGCGCGGGCGAAAGCCGGACGACGCGCCGCCCACCACCGGACCGGTCCTCGTCGGGCTCGACGGATCGCCGGACAGCAACGACGCGCTCGGCTACGCGTGTGAAGAAGCCACTGCTCGCAGTACCGGGCTCGTGGCGGTGCGCACCTGGAACGAGATCACGTCGGGGAGCTCGCCGCGGAAAGCGGACTGCCGTCCCGAGGACATGGCCGTCGGGGAACGGCGGCTGGTGGACGAGCAGCTCGCGCCCTGGCGGGAGAAGTTCCCCGACCTGCCGGTCGAGGTGGTCGTCGCCCACGGCCGGCCGGCCCGGACCCTGCTGGAACTCGGTGCCGGCGCCCAGCTCGTGGTGGTCGGCACCCGCGGCCGGGGCGGGTTCACCGGCATGCTGCTCGGCTCCACGAGCCACGCGCTGCTGGTCCACTCCCCGTGCCCCGTCGCGGTGGTCCGCCCGGGGAGCCGGCCATGA
- a CDS encoding nitroreductase yields the protein MSHEAVPAPAPGAGAWTSAEVEVLARAVLRAPSVHNTQPWAVEPKDGAVLLRERTDVALPQHDPGRRDLAMSCGTALANLELAVRVLGRRADVEILPDPARPDVVARVDAATRCGPSAEDLARFAAIAARRSHRGRFGGLPVARRQVERVARAAVTTGAEAVPLTDAGELAELFGHAARAIGDDGAYQRELALWTIRDEVGHRHGVGLGRTVAPPGQLPWAGLVRRATEVPEPRVLRSRLAAETFLLFLTADDSRADHVRAGYALERGWLEAVTLGLSAAVLTQPLHVPEVRSALCEDRGLAGFPQALMRLGRPAGNAPASLRRGVGEVLVGAFWSES from the coding sequence GTGTCCCACGAAGCTGTTCCCGCCCCGGCACCTGGGGCCGGTGCGTGGACGAGCGCCGAGGTGGAGGTTCTGGCACGCGCGGTGCTGAGGGCCCCGTCGGTGCACAACACCCAGCCGTGGGCCGTGGAGCCGAAGGACGGTGCGGTGCTGCTGCGGGAGCGGACCGATGTGGCCTTGCCGCAGCACGATCCCGGGCGGCGTGATCTCGCCATGTCGTGCGGGACGGCACTGGCGAACCTCGAGCTGGCGGTGCGGGTGCTCGGTCGGCGGGCCGACGTGGAGATCCTGCCCGATCCGGCCCGCCCGGACGTGGTGGCGCGCGTCGATGCGGCAACGCGGTGCGGGCCGTCGGCGGAGGACCTGGCGCGGTTCGCGGCGATCGCGGCGCGGCGCAGCCATCGCGGCCGCTTCGGCGGGCTACCGGTCGCCCGGCGGCAGGTCGAGCGGGTGGCGCGGGCCGCGGTGACGACCGGAGCCGAAGCTGTGCCGTTGACCGATGCCGGCGAGCTCGCGGAGCTGTTCGGCCACGCCGCCCGCGCGATCGGGGACGACGGTGCCTACCAGCGCGAGCTCGCCCTCTGGACGATCCGCGACGAGGTCGGGCACCGCCACGGCGTGGGGCTGGGGCGCACCGTGGCGCCGCCGGGTCAGCTGCCGTGGGCCGGGCTGGTCCGGCGCGCCACCGAGGTGCCCGAGCCGCGGGTGCTGCGGTCGCGGCTGGCGGCCGAGACGTTCCTGCTGTTCCTGACCGCCGACGACAGCCGCGCCGACCACGTCCGCGCGGGCTACGCGCTCGAACGCGGCTGGCTCGAAGCGGTCACGCTGGGGCTGTCGGCCGCGGTGCTGACGCAGCCACTGCACGTGCCGGAAGTGCGCTCGGCACTGTGCGAGGACCGGGGTCTCGCGGGGTTTCCGCAAGCGTTGATGCGGCTCGGCCGGCCGGCCGGGAACGCGCCCGCGAGCCTGCGTCGCGGGGTGGGCGAAGTCCTGGTCGGGGCATTCTGGAGCGAGTCGTGA
- a CDS encoding DUF6292 family protein, which yields MIPLQTAIDDDHGLRCGLTGYLSAVSAAVGVGVESCTVDLDDPVSAYVALDVRLRRRPGRDTALVWDERYGWSFAMETHSGEDLLVLAYFGDEVVPDPVAVRRFVAGVRSADAVPAPVPPEVGGERGELVARLLRYRLDNSSAGVLILRWAG from the coding sequence GTGATTCCACTGCAGACCGCCATCGACGACGACCACGGCCTGCGGTGCGGCCTGACCGGCTACCTGTCCGCGGTGAGTGCCGCGGTGGGCGTGGGGGTGGAATCGTGCACCGTGGACCTCGACGACCCCGTCTCGGCGTACGTGGCGCTGGACGTGCGCTTGCGCCGGCGACCGGGGCGGGACACAGCCCTGGTGTGGGATGAGCGGTACGGCTGGTCGTTCGCCATGGAAACGCATTCCGGTGAGGATTTGCTGGTGCTCGCCTACTTCGGCGACGAGGTCGTGCCCGATCCGGTTGCCGTGCGCCGCTTCGTGGCCGGCGTCCGGTCCGCCGACGCGGTCCCGGCACCGGTCCCGCCCGAGGTCGGTGGTGAGCGGGGTGAGCTGGTCGCCCGGTTGCTGCGGTACCGCCTCGACAACTCTTCCGCCGGTGTCCTGATCTTGCGCTGGGCCGGTTGA
- a CDS encoding CHAD domain-containing protein: protein MTVTTPATSPRPAPEYTLLHYGIHYYDTAGLRLRRHGLTLSRVGTSWQLDRGDGRGCRVEAPESDQVPHELRRLVRAYSRDLELTPVTGPCCGRLTRDALPGGTARAAVLGYLETQIEALARADLAVRLGEPEGVHDLRAAARRLRAALWTFAPVLGGRRMVRGLCAALLRLAASVGPAWDTDVQRRRFLRRLDELSDEAILGPVRADVQRHFGVAAEESAAECAEALDSHRYLQLLNAFEVLGVVLREQARSDQRKAALKPAGAVLPGLVWTVVTETDARLEAAFADSAPSAVHAVRKSAKRLRYALEAAADSLPFVADRVLADCRAVQDLLGEYRDATVACGQLRALASAATEAGDPAATYELLITTEALAAQQCLAALPAAWETLRRGLEPMRG from the coding sequence ATGACCGTGACGACACCGGCGACGAGCCCGCGTCCCGCACCCGAGTACACGCTCCTGCACTACGGCATCCACTACTACGACACCGCCGGCCTGCGGCTGCGGCGGCACGGCCTGACGCTCAGCCGGGTCGGCACGAGCTGGCAGCTGGACCGCGGCGACGGCAGAGGGTGCCGGGTGGAGGCGCCCGAGTCGGACCAGGTGCCGCACGAGCTGCGCCGGCTCGTCCGCGCTTACAGCCGAGACCTCGAGCTCACCCCGGTGACCGGCCCGTGCTGCGGACGCCTGACCCGGGACGCGTTACCGGGGGGCACCGCCCGGGCCGCGGTGCTCGGCTACCTGGAGACGCAGATCGAGGCGCTCGCCCGCGCCGATCTGGCCGTGCGGCTGGGCGAACCCGAGGGGGTGCACGACCTGAGAGCGGCGGCGCGTCGCCTGAGGGCTGCGTTGTGGACGTTCGCCCCCGTCCTCGGTGGCCGGCGGATGGTGCGCGGCCTGTGCGCAGCGCTGCTCCGGCTCGCCGCGAGCGTCGGGCCCGCGTGGGACACCGACGTGCAGCGGCGCAGGTTCCTGCGCCGCCTCGACGAGCTGTCGGACGAGGCGATCCTGGGGCCGGTCCGGGCCGACGTCCAGCGGCACTTCGGCGTGGCGGCCGAGGAATCCGCCGCCGAATGCGCCGAGGCGCTCGATTCGCACCGCTACCTCCAGCTGCTCAACGCGTTCGAAGTGCTCGGGGTCGTGCTGCGGGAGCAGGCTCGGTCCGACCAGCGCAAGGCGGCACTCAAACCGGCAGGCGCCGTCCTGCCGGGTCTCGTGTGGACGGTCGTGACCGAGACCGACGCGCGGCTGGAAGCGGCGTTCGCCGATTCGGCTCCGAGCGCCGTCCACGCGGTGCGCAAAAGCGCGAAGCGGCTCCGGTACGCGCTCGAAGCGGCGGCGGACTCCCTGCCCTTCGTCGCGGACCGCGTGCTGGCGGACTGCCGTGCGGTGCAGGACTTGCTGGGGGAGTACCGGGACGCGACGGTCGCCTGCGGGCAGCTGCGCGCACTCGCGTCGGCGGCGACGGAGGCCGGCGATCCGGCGGCGACCTACGAACTGCTGATCACGACCGAGGCGCTCGCCGCGCAGCAGTGCCTCGCCGCCTTGCCCGCGGCGTGGGAGACCCTGCGGCGGGGACTGGAGCCGATGCGGGGTTGA
- a CDS encoding response regulator transcription factor has protein sequence MLRVFLVDDHEVVRRGVADLLDEDEEITVVGQAGNVSQALARIPALRPDVAVLDVRMPDGNGIELARELRSKLPELKCLMLTSYTDEQAMLDAVMAGAAGFVIKDIKGMDLVSAVREVGAGKSLLDAHAAAALMARLRESQAKKGPLSELSDQERKLLELIGEGLTNRQIAERMFLAEKTVKNYVSRLLAKLGLARRTQAAVLATELRNQEH, from the coding sequence ATGCTCCGCGTTTTTCTCGTGGACGACCACGAGGTCGTGCGCCGTGGCGTGGCCGACCTGCTGGACGAGGACGAGGAGATCACCGTCGTCGGGCAGGCCGGCAACGTGTCGCAGGCGCTGGCCCGGATCCCCGCGCTCCGGCCCGATGTCGCCGTGCTGGACGTGCGGATGCCCGACGGCAACGGCATCGAGCTGGCACGCGAGCTACGGTCGAAGCTGCCTGAGCTCAAGTGCCTGATGCTCACCTCCTACACCGACGAGCAGGCGATGCTCGACGCGGTGATGGCCGGCGCCGCCGGGTTCGTGATCAAGGACATCAAGGGCATGGACCTGGTTTCGGCCGTCCGGGAGGTCGGTGCGGGCAAGTCCCTGCTCGACGCGCACGCGGCGGCGGCCTTGATGGCCAGGCTGCGCGAGAGCCAGGCCAAGAAAGGCCCGTTGTCCGAACTGTCGGACCAGGAACGCAAGCTGCTGGAGCTGATCGGCGAAGGCCTGACCAACCGGCAGATCGCGGAACGGATGTTCCTGGCCGAGAAGACCGTCAAGAACTACGTCTCGCGGCTGCTGGCCAAGCTGGGCCTGGCGCGCCGGACTCAAGCCGCTGTCCTGGCCACGGAGCTGCGCAACCAGGAACACTGA